One Mercurialis annua linkage group LG3, ddMerAnnu1.2, whole genome shotgun sequence DNA window includes the following coding sequences:
- the LOC126673830 gene encoding uncharacterized protein LOC126673830 gives MECTAFSSIYSKSNSRVFNSITQLSSLKPPPTPPQFPKSICYNPSFRVFNFSCKSTFKRLIPHAVSSPSSSKMAVTAASDLELSNIMALSPLDGRYWDKVKDLSPHLSEFGLIYYRVLVEVKWLLKLSQIPEVTEVPNFTEEAQSYLQGLVDGFSKDDALEIKNIEAVTNHDVKAVEYFLKKKCQVHPEIAKVLEFFHLACTSEDINNLAHGLMLKDSMNRVMFPVMDELIKAICNMAEDYASIPMLSRTHGQSASPTTLGKEMAVFAARLSEQREEMAQVKIKGKFAGAVGNYNAHLVAYPEVKWPLIAKEFVESLGLCFNPYVTQIEPHDYIARLFHAIIIFNTILIDFDRDLWGYISLAYFKQITKAGEIGSSTMPHKVNPIDFENSEGNLGIANGSLSHLSEKLPISRWQRDLTDSTALRSMAYGLGHSLLAYKSALKGIGKLQVNESRLSEDLNNSWEVLAEPIQTVMRRYDVPEPYEKLKELTRGRAVTKESLREFIQGLELPEETKAHLLELTPHSYVGAAIELAKTVDVTMNLINGKKAL, from the exons ATGGAGTGTACAGCGTTTTCTTCTATTTATTCTAAGTCAAATTCTAGGGTTTTCAATTCAATCACTCAACTCTCAAGCTTAAAACCACCACCAACACCACCTCAATTCCCTAAATCAATATGTTATAACCCTTCGTTTCGTGTTTTTAATTTCTCATGCAAATCTACCTTTAAGAGACTCATTCCTCATGCTGTCTCCTCTCCTTCCTCTTCTAAG ATGGCTGTTACTGCGGCAAGTGATTTGGAGTTATCAAATATAATGGCATTATCCCCTCTGGATGGACGGTATTGGGATAAAGTGAAAGACTTGTCTCCTCATTTGAGTGAATTTGGGTTAATATATTATAGAGTTCTTGTTGAG GTCAAATGGTTGTTGAAGCTTTCACAAATTCCTGAAGTCACTGAAGTTCCCAATTTCACAGAAGAAGCTCAGTCTTATTTGCAAGGATTGGTTGATGGGTTTAGCAAGGACGACGCCCTGGAAATTAAAAACATTGAAGCTGTGACAAACCATGATGTAAAAGCAGTTGAATACTTCTTGAAAAAGAAGTGCCAAGTACATCCAGAGATAGCTAAG GTGCTTGAATTTTTCCACTTGGCTTGCACATCCGAGGATATCAACAATCTTGCCCATGGTTTGATGCTGAAAGATTCAATGAACAGGGTCATGTTTCCTGTGATGGATGAATTAATTAAAGCAATATGTAACATGGCTGAAGACTATGCATCCATTCCAATGCTTTCTCGCACTCATGGACAG TCAGCTTCGCCTACAACTTTGGGAAAGGAAATGGCAGTTTTTGCTGCTAGGTTAAGCGAACAACGGGAGGAAATGGCTCAAGTTAAGATAAAAGGGAAATTTGCTGGTGCAGTTGGAAATTATAATGCACATCTTGTTGCATATCCTGAAGTTAAATGGCCTTTAATTGCCAAAGAGTTTGTGGAATCGCTAGGGTTGTGCTTTAATCCATATGTCACTCAG ATTGAACCACACGACTATATTGCAAGACTTTTTCATGCAATCATCATTTTTAACACTATCTTGATTGATTTTGATAGAGATTTATGGGGATATATATCCTTAGCCTACTTTAAGCAG ATAACTAAAGCTGGCGAGATTGGGTCGTCAACTATGCCTCACAAAGTAAATCCTATAGACTTTGAAAACAGTGAAGGTAACCTTGGAATCGCCAATGGAAGTTTGTCTCATCTCAGTGAGAAGTTGCCTATTTCACGTTGGCAG CGTGACTTGACTGATTCAACTGCTTTGAGGAGTATGGCCTATGGTTTGGGACATTCTCTTTTAGCCTACAAAAGTGCATTGAAGGGAATAGGAAAGCTACAG GTGAATGAAAGTCGTTTGAGTGAAGACTTGAACAATTCATGGGAGGTGCTtgcggaaccaatccaaact GTTATGCGGCGATATGACGTACCAGAGCCTTACGAGAAGCTGAAAGAGCTGACCAGGGGAAGAGCTGTTACCAAAGAAAGTCTAAGAGAATTCATCCAGGGCTTGGAATTGCCAGAAGAAACAAAGGCCCATCTTTTGGAGTTGACTCCACATAGCTACGTTGGAGCAGCTATTGAATTGGCTAAAACCGTGGATGTCACAATGAATTTAATTAACGGGAAGAAAGCTCTATAA
- the LOC126671164 gene encoding protein PSK SIMULATOR 3, whose translation MALETWLFKVKSAISHSFDSVITTNPIPKSSKKSTVIGVLAFEVAGLMSKLFHLWPSLSDKNIVKLRNESISIEGVRKIVSNDESFLLGLACAEMAENLRILAKSVSRLSKRCSDGNLRRFERLFDEFANSGHDPNCWVLSCKEMEAKNKKMDRYVTVTATLYKEIEELTTLENGLRKILQCNDHEQSTKNEQKIMDLQQKIFWQRQEIKYLKERSIWNRSFDGVVSMLVRSVFTILARIKLVFGVGHGYGYPASLPRSLSASATVHPTENPNNFVSGPLMSSSATTKLDHQGFFESNSKLLKPPETTLGASALALHYANLIIVMEKMIKSPQLVGVDARDDLYSMLPNSIRCFLRSRLKGVGFSASDPLLAGEWRDALGRILGWLSPLAHNMIKWQSERSFEQQNMVAKTNVLLLQTLFFANKDKTEAAITELLVGLNYIWRFEREMTAKALFECANFNGVLMNNSQKSS comes from the coding sequence ATGGCTCTTGAAACTTGGCTTTTTAAAGTCAAATCTGCTATATCACACAGTTTTGATTCAGTCATAACCACTAATCCAATACCAAAATCATCCAAGAAATCGACTGTCATCGGAGTCTTAGCCTTTGAGGTGGCCGGTCTCATGTCTAAGCTGTTTCACTTATGGCCGTCTCTTTCGGACAAGAACATAGTTAAGCTTCGAAATGAATCTATTTCCATCGAAGGTGTTCGGAAGATTGTGTCGAATGATGAATCGTTCCTTCTTGGTCTTGCATGCGCAGAAATGGCTGAGAATCTTCGGATTCTTGCTAAATCTGTATCGAGATTGAGCAAGAGATGTAGTGACGGGAATCTTCGTCGTTTCGAGCGGTTATTCGACGAGTTTGCGAACTCAGGACATGATCCGAATTGTTGGGTGTTGAGTTGCAAAGAAATGGAAGCCAAGAACAAGAAAATGGACAGATATGTAACGGTGACGGCAACTCTGTATAAAGAAATAGAGGAGCTAACGACGTTAGAGAACGGATTGAGAAAAATCTTGCAGTGTAATGATCACGAACAGTCAACAAAAAATGAACAGAAGATTATGGATCTTCAACAGAAAATATTCTGGCAGAGACAAGAAATAAAGTACTTAAAAGAAAGATCCATTTGGAATAGATCCTTTGACGGCGTCGTTTCAATGCTGGTGAGGTCTGTGTTTACCATATTAGCAAGAATCAAGCTTGTTTTCGGGGTCGGACATGGTTATGGATACCCAGCTTCATTGCCACGTAGCCTCTCAGCTTCTGCAACTGTTCATCCAACTGAAAACCCTAATAATTTCGTGTCAGGTCCATTAATGAGTAGCAGTGCTACTACGAAACTTGATCATCAAGGCTTCTTTGAATCAAATTCGAAGCTTCTAAAGCCGCCAGAGACTACGCTTGGTGCTTCAGCTTTAGCTCTGCACTACGCTAATTTGATAATagtcatggagaaaatgatcaaatcgCCACAGCTCGTCGGGGTGGACGCTCGGGACGATCTTTACTCTATGCTACCGAATAGCATACGGTGTTTTTTACGGTCTAGATTGAAAGGAGTCGGATTTTCCGCCAGTGATCCCCTTCTCGCCGGAGAATGGAGAGACGCGTTAGGGAGGATTCTCGGGTGGTTGTCACCTTTGGCACATAATATGATCAAATGGCAAAGTGAACGGAGCTTTGAACAGCAAAATATGGTTGCGAAAACTAATGTTCTTCTATTGCAGACATTATTTTTTGCTAATAAGGACAAGACTGAAGCTGCAATAACAGAACTTTTAGTTGGTTTGAATTATATTTGGAGATTTGAAAGAGAAATGACTGCTAAAGCCTTGTTTGAATGTGCCAACTTCAATGGAGTACTGATGAACAATTCTCAGAAGTCCAGCTAG